The genomic window TGGATCGGGCCGCTGTGGGATTCGAACGCGCACCTGCGCCTGTTCGCGCTGCAGGTGCTCGGCGTCGCCGGCCTGTGGACGCTGGCGCAGGCGAGCGCGCAGCCGTTCGCGCGCGCGCTGCGCGGCGACTTCCTGCTCGCCGCGCTGGCCGGCGCCTTCCTGTTCACCTTCCCCGATCTCGACCTGCGCCTGTCGCGGCGGGCCGAAGCCGCGTGGCCGTGGCTGGCGGCGCTGGCCGTCACCGCCGCCTTCTTCCTGGCCGGCGTCGCCCGCCTGCTGCGCGCGAGCGAACTGCCGCCGCCGCGCCGGGCGCTCGCCGCCGCGCTCGCCGCCGCCTTCGCGCTGCTGCTCGCGGTCGAGGTGGTGGTGCCGCGCAGCGGCAGCGTGCCGGCGCTGTTCTGGAATGCGCTCTTCCTCGCGCTGCTGTACTGGGTCGGCGACCTCGGCATCCGCCACGCCGACCGCCAGCTGGTGAACCGCGCCTTCGCCGGCTTCTCGATCTGGGTGCTGGCGCGCTACTTCGACACCTTCTGGACGCTGTTCGACCGCGCGCTGTTCTTCATGGCCGGCGGCCTCCTGCTGCTCGCCGGCGGCGGCTGGCTGGAGCGGCGGCGGCGGGCGCTGCTGCGCGAGATCGAGGGCAACGACGGCAGGGGGCAAGCATGAACCTGTGGCTGAAGATTTCGCTGCTCGCCGCCGTGCAGGTCGCCGCGCTGGCGACGATGATCGCCGACAAGCAATGGACGCTGAACCGCGGCACCCAGGTCGTGCTGCAGACCGAGCCGGTCGACCCGCGCTCGCTGTTCATGGGCGACTACGCGCGCCTCAACTATTCGATCAGCCGGCTGCGCCTCGACGGCGACGACGCGGTCGGCGGCGACCGGGAGTTCGCGCGCCACGACACCGTCTGGGTCGCGCTGAAACCGGACCCGGCCGGCGCCCGGGCGGTCTCGGTGCACCGCGAGCGCGCCGCGGTGCCGGCCGGCCTGCTCGCGCTGAAGGGTGAGGTGAGCTACGTCGCCGACCACGACTGGGACCGCGCCAGCAACACCTCGGTCAAACGGCGCACGCTGCAGGTGCGCTACGGCATCGAGCAATACTATGTGCAGGAAGGCACCGGCCGCCAGATCGAGCGGCCGCAGGGCGGCGAGAAGGTGTCGATCCTGGCGGCGGTGGACAGCCGCGGGAAGGCGGGGATTCTCGGGGTGCTGCTGGATGGGAAGCTGCGGTATCGGGAGACGCTGTTTTGAGGGCGGTGCTGGCCACTATTTGCAAAAGAAATAAAGAAATAGGGGACACACCACGTTTTCTTCCTGGAACGTAACCAGAAAATCATGCGAAGCGAAGGCGCAATCAAGACCTGGAACGACGACCGTGGCTTCGGCTTCATCGAGCCGCGCCACGGTGGCCAGGAGGTTTTCGTGCACATCAAGGCGTTCGCGGTGCGCGCCGGCCGGCCGGAGGTCGGGCAGTACGTGACCTTCGAGGTCGAAACGGTTGATGGCAAGAAGCGGGCGAAGCGCGTCGAACCCGTCAGGGCCGCGCGTCGGGACAGGCGTTCGCGCGGCGACGGCCCGGCGCAATGGGGCACGGCCAGCCGCTTCGCGCTGCCGGCATTCCTGCTCGTCTTCACCGTGGTCGCGGCCGTCTGGAAGTTGCCGCTTTGGGTCGGCGGGCTCTACCTCGGCGCGAGCCTGGTCTGTTTCATCGTATACGCGCTGGACAAGTCGGCGGCGGCTGCGGAGCGCTGGCGGGTCAGCGAAGCCACCTTGCTGACGCTGGGACTGGTCGGCGGCTGGCCCGGCGCGATCGTCGCGCAGCAGGTCCTGCGCCACAAATCGAGCAAGGCCTCCTTCCGCGCCAGGTTCTGGGCGACCGTGATCGCCAATGTCCTCGGCTTCGCCGTCCTCGCTTCGCCAGTACGAGCGATGCTGCTGCGCTGAGCGCTGCACCCCCCGGCAGAACTTCACCCCCCGTTCCGCTGTCTCTAATCGGGTATCAGGGAAAGGTGGTCGCCGTGATGAAGGTTTGTCGCATGGCCCTGGCAGTCGCGCTTGCCGGAGTGCTCCCGCTGGCACAGGGAGAGACCGTTGCGCCTGCCAGTCCGCCGCCGGCGCCGGCGGAGTGCTGGGTCGAGCATACGCAGGTTCAGCCGTCGCCGGCGCGCCAGGTCAGCGCGGATGCGCCGGTACTGGCCACGGTTTACGGGGCGTTGAAAGACCAGCGTCTCGGGGCCGAGCACCCGACGGAAGCGCAGAAG from Azospira restricta includes these protein-coding regions:
- a CDS encoding DUF2157 domain-containing protein produces the protein MNERGFGKRLAQELPRWEAQGWVSAEGRAAILADFAARQAKPAWASALALAGAVLLGVGVITWFAAHWNEMSKLAKLVLVFLALIASHAGNGFCQTRGAMPKLAQGMVLLSVFFFGAAIMLVGQIYHIDAHFPDGLALWAAGGLLTAWLFASQPALLAALALAAVWTWSEQFDYRVMNWPLLGFLALAAVPLARHDWPLAARGWGGVLLLWLAGWHAQTWIGPLWDSNAHLRLFALQVLGVAGLWTLAQASAQPFARALRGDFLLAALAGAFLFTFPDLDLRLSRRAEAAWPWLAALAVTAAFFLAGVARLLRASELPPPRRALAAALAAAFALLLAVEVVVPRSGSVPALFWNALFLALLYWVGDLGIRHADRQLVNRAFAGFSIWVLARYFDTFWTLFDRALFFMAGGLLLLAGGGWLERRRRALLREIEGNDGRGQA
- a CDS encoding GDYXXLXY domain-containing protein; protein product: MNLWLKISLLAAVQVAALATMIADKQWTLNRGTQVVLQTEPVDPRSLFMGDYARLNYSISRLRLDGDDAVGGDREFARHDTVWVALKPDPAGARAVSVHRERAAVPAGLLALKGEVSYVADHDWDRASNTSVKRRTLQVRYGIEQYYVQEGTGRQIERPQGGEKVSILAAVDSRGKAGILGVLLDGKLRYRETLF
- a CDS encoding DUF1294 domain-containing protein yields the protein MRSEGAIKTWNDDRGFGFIEPRHGGQEVFVHIKAFAVRAGRPEVGQYVTFEVETVDGKKRAKRVEPVRAARRDRRSRGDGPAQWGTASRFALPAFLLVFTVVAAVWKLPLWVGGLYLGASLVCFIVYALDKSAAAAERWRVSEATLLTLGLVGGWPGAIVAQQVLRHKSSKASFRARFWATVIANVLGFAVLASPVRAMLLR